ACGAGCACCATCTGGTAGAAGACGTCGGGATAGTCCTTGGAAAGGCTCTTGCCGAAGCTCTTGGAGACATGGCAGGAATCGCCCGTTTCGGGGAAGCTCGAATCCCAATGGACGAAGCTCTCGCAGAAGTTGCCCTGGATGTAGGTGGGCGCAGTTATCTAGTCCTGAAAGCCGATTTTGTTGCCTCACAGGTAGGGCAGTTCAGTACCCAGCTGGTGAAGCACTTCTTCGAGACCCTTGCCTCAAATGCGAAAATTACCATACACGCCAGTGTCTACGGGGAGAACGACCACCACAAAATCGAAGCTCTCTTCAAGGCTTTTGCATATGCGATGAAAAGGGCTGTAAAAATTGAAGGCAAAGAAGTAAAAAGCACGAAAGGGACACTGTGAATAATTCCCATTCTAATTTTTTAAACTCCGAAGGTTCCTTTTATTTTGAGAAATGACGCGCTTAAATCCGGACCCGCCATTCATTCGCAAATACCAGCATTGCTTCTGACCTGAGTTGCCCCACAAGGCATATGTTCGCTTTTTTTGCAGCTTCAACTCCGGAGTCAAAGGGCATGGCTTT
The Methanosarcina sp. WWM596 DNA segment above includes these coding regions:
- the hisB gene encoding imidazoleglycerol-phosphate dehydratase HisB, with translation MRTSKISRKTKETDIQLELSLDGEGIADVSTGIGFFDHMLTSFARHAEFDLKVRAEGDLYVDEHHLVEDVGIVLGKALAEALGDMAGIARFGEARIPMDEALAEVALDVGGRSYLVLKADFVASQVGQFSTQLVKHFFETLASNAKITIHASVYGENDHHKIEALFKAFAYAMKRAVKIEGKEVKSTKGTL